A DNA window from Setaria viridis chromosome 2, Setaria_viridis_v4.0, whole genome shotgun sequence contains the following coding sequences:
- the LOC117842193 gene encoding uncharacterized protein, with protein MEEDVGRPEVLMINRYLGLWTATGNIVSALGFLALMWSTVVLLGGFIDDLLFKEFWVLTALSFLLAFRMAKIAHAELTKEIYLEELDIIDTLSKQKWFEAHLKVLIVLLVVLVLKGVFIMCFFLLYYLSPFVNLGVAVWRLVQRDYGDAGGDIGNRSKLNAALDIFYGLILFQSLFAVYYIVIELVDVGTSRTEKHCGLEERREDIVRIYFSETARKFRKDGELPDNWNLITYGVEKLQSASGDDDHLWGARVLDQLFCKDKSVRQKLLSSRISVQNLIGMIGLRGTADNVENRERAARIVAHLASDLNIAHFPDTLQCICSLLESCNKQSCESQATGPSEEPEDQNGADTVLQIKDQTEYEFGGPKELVSQGLLILEGLTQDEENCAEISKHRRLLSKITSPLSSPDFLNIVREDTMVVRMLSKSLTALSRILACPGDGATRLRQELASTTEAVSNLMAILETGSGAAQELHRQALEILTELAFDDSFKKLEFNKLLKALLCIFLDENATRLIMGKAGEALARLLPVSTAREREVNVADIISKQEAINLLTKVLDQILSSKLGTSADAVEIFLKKQPPEKSEERNFMAAMLSLAVVICNENVISREDFARSTPEDAALAEKLKYILEVNKQCTAESECLRVVKLTCQMVIAMIQAKPSCIQYFNEHNFKEALTETLGTMSEVDNCMLFAGNDHEVIKPARSLASLVKEAQELLKTAQKQGN; from the exons ATGGAAGAGGACGTCGGAAGGCCGGAGGTGCTGATGATCAATCGCTACCTGGGGCTTTGGACCGCCACGGGGAACATTGTAAGCGCTCTGGGATTCCTGGCGTTGATGTGGTCCACCGTCGTGCTCCTCGGAGGCTTCATCGACGATCTCCTGTTCAAGGAGTTCTGGGTCCTCACTGCACTCAGCTTCCTCTTGGCATTcag GATGGCGAAAATTGCTCACGCCGAGCTCACTAAAGAGATTTATTTGGAAGAGCTGGACATCATTGATACTCTCTCGAAACAGAAATGGTTCGAGGCGCACCTGAAGGTTTTAATCGTGCTGCTTGTGGTGCTAGTACTGAAGGGGGTTTTTATCATGTGTTTTTTCTTGCTCTATTATCTTTCGCCATTTGTGAACCTGGGTGTCGCAGTGTGGCGTCTTGTACAACGAGATTATGGCGATGCGGGTGGAGATATTGGCAACAGATCAAAACTGAACGCCGCACTAGACATCTTCTATGGCCTAATTCTGTTCCAGAGTTTATTCGCCGTCTACTACATAGTCATAGAATTGGTGGATGTTGGAACATCACGAACGGAAAAACACTGTGGGCTTGAAGAAAGGCGTGAAGATATCGTTCGCATCTACTTTTCAGAAACAGCTAGGAAGTTTAGGAAGGACGGGGAGCTGCCTGACAATTGGAACTTGATCACATACGGTGTAGAGAAGCTCCAGTCTGCATCTGGGGATGACGACCATCTATGGGGAGCAAGGGTGTTAGACCAGTTGTTCTGTAAGGATAAGTCTGTAAGACAGAAGCTACTGTCTTCCAGGATCTCGGTTCAGAATCTGATCGGCATGATTGGTCTGAGAGGCACAGCTGATAacgtcgagaacagagagcgtGCCGCAAGGATTGTAGCACACCTTGCCAGTGACCTCAATATAGCTCACTTCCCGGATACACTGCAATGCATCTGTTCCCTACTTGAAAGCTGTAATAAGCAATCTTGTGAGTCACAAGCTACCGGTCCGTCGGAGGAGCCAGAGGACCAAAATGGTGCTGACACAGTACTGCAGATCAAGGACCAAACTGAATATGAATTTGGAGGACCCAAAGAACTGGTTTCTCAAGGCCTGCTGATTCTCGAGGGGCTCACACAGGACGAAGAGAACTGTGCAGAGATAAGCAAACACCGAAGGCTGCTCTCTAAGATCACATCACCACTGAGCAGCCCTGACTTTCTCAACATTGTGCGGGAGGACACAATGGTTGTTCGAATGCTAAGTAAGTCACTCACAGCGTTAAGCAGGATACTTGCCTGCCCTGGAGATGGCGCCACAAGGCTGCGCCAGGAACTTGCGAGTACCACAGAAGCTGTCAGCAATCTGATGGCTATTTTGGAGACTGGCAGTGGAGCTGCCCAAGAACTGCATAGACAAGCCCTGGAGATCCTGACGGAGTTAGCCTTTGATGATTCTTTCAAAAAGCTGGAGTTTAACAAGCTTCTCAAGGCCCTGCTATGCATCTTCCTTGATGAAAATGCCACCAGACTGATAATGGGAAAAGCAGGGGAAGCACTGGCCAGATTGCTTCCCGTTAGCACTGCAAGAGAAAGAGAAGTTAATGTTGCTGATATAATTTCCAAGCAAGAGGCGATCAATCTATTGACCAAG GTGCTCGATCAAATATTATCTAGTAAATTGGGAACAAGTGCAGATGCAGTGGAAATTTTTCTGAAAAAACAGCCCCCAGAAAAATCCGAGGAAAGAAACTTTATGGCAGCCATGTTATCCCTCGCCGTGGTGATATGCAACGAAAATGTGATCAGTAGAGAAGATTTTGCTCGATCCACCCCTGAAGATGCAGCACTTGCGGAGAAGCTCAAATACATACTGGAAGTAAACAAGCAATGCACGGCTGAGTCTGAGTGTCTGAGAGTAGTGAAACTTACCTGCCAGATGGTGATAGCTATGATTCAAGCCAAGCCCAGCTGCATCCAATATTTCAATGAACATAATTTCAAGGAAGCACTGACCGAGACTTTGGGAACCATGTCGGAGGTTGATAACTGCATGCTCTTTGCTGGGAATGATCATGAGGTGATCAAGCCAGCGAGGTCTCTCGCTTCTCTAGTGAAAGAAGCACAAGAACTCCTAAAGACAGCACAAAAACAGGGTAATTGA